The Leptospira levettii genome has a segment encoding these proteins:
- a CDS encoding ABC transporter ATP-binding protein, whose product MDQVYDVEFQNVTRKFDQFIAVDDVSFGIKKGEFFSMLGPSGSGKTTCLRMVAGFQDTSSGRVLLEGVDVTGIPPYKRNVNTVFQDYALFPHMSVAENVGYGLKIKKLPSAEITKRVSEMLAMVRLPDVGNRKPSELSGGQRQRIALARALINRPGVLLLDEPLGALDLKLREEMQLELKAIQKEVGITFIFVTHDQEEALSMSDRIAVFNKGKVEQIATPEELYNRPKTEFVANFVGTSNILSLEETKRLTGHEGKMMIRPERVHVFANAKEDNHSSGYRTFKAILKSQVYSGATSKMHFETPNGSRIIASTQNLKISADHIAVGSEVLVGWKDSDMHLL is encoded by the coding sequence ATGGACCAAGTTTACGATGTTGAGTTTCAAAATGTAACAAGGAAATTCGACCAATTCATAGCGGTAGATGATGTCTCCTTTGGGATTAAAAAAGGTGAGTTTTTTTCGATGTTAGGCCCTTCTGGGTCTGGTAAAACAACCTGCCTTCGAATGGTGGCGGGTTTTCAAGATACTAGTTCAGGAAGGGTTCTTTTGGAAGGAGTTGATGTCACGGGCATCCCTCCTTACAAAAGAAATGTCAATACAGTCTTCCAAGATTATGCTTTGTTCCCACATATGTCTGTTGCGGAAAACGTGGGGTATGGTTTAAAAATTAAAAAACTTCCAAGTGCCGAGATAACAAAACGTGTTTCTGAAATGCTCGCGATGGTTCGCCTCCCCGATGTCGGAAATCGAAAACCATCAGAATTATCGGGAGGTCAGAGACAGAGGATTGCACTCGCAAGGGCACTCATCAACCGACCAGGTGTATTGTTACTCGATGAACCATTGGGAGCTCTTGATCTAAAACTGCGGGAAGAAATGCAGTTGGAGCTTAAAGCCATTCAAAAAGAAGTAGGTATCACATTTATTTTTGTGACCCACGACCAAGAAGAAGCACTTTCGATGTCAGATCGTATCGCTGTCTTTAACAAAGGTAAGGTGGAGCAAATTGCAACTCCTGAAGAATTGTACAACCGCCCTAAAACGGAGTTTGTTGCCAACTTTGTTGGAACTTCGAATATCTTATCATTAGAGGAAACAAAACGACTCACAGGCCATGAAGGTAAGATGATGATCCGTCCAGAACGAGTCCATGTTTTTGCAAATGCAAAAGAAGATAACCATTCTTCTGGATATAGAACCTTTAAAGCAATTTTAAAAAGCCAAGTGTACTCTGGTGCAACTTCCAAAATGCACTTTGAAACTCCTAATGGATCTCGGATCATTGCATCCACTCAAAACTTAAAAATTTCTGCAGACCATATTGCAGTTGGTTCAGAAGTTTTAGTAGGTTGGAAAGATTCCGACATGCATTTGTTATAA
- a CDS encoding ABC transporter permease: MTNVIDRFVTFLFYRKSLALFLLLSPLLIWLGVVYLGSLFTLLIQSFFSVDSFSGVIKREFTLESYYDLFRQSTNWDIIIRTTTMAFTVTVVSAIIAFPIAYYMAMNAGPKLKPILYLGVMLPLWSSYLVKVYSWKLIMAKEGILTWCLDQLGLLHLLDVVLSIPVIGGSSLSFSYIGMFLVFVYIWLPYMILPIQASLERIPKTLLEASSDLGGGPAQTFRKVILPLAFPGVVAGSIFTFSLTLGDYIIPTIIGNSSYFIGMAVYTHQGTAGNIPLAAAFSVVPIVIMMVYLTIAKRLGAFDAL, encoded by the coding sequence ATGACAAATGTTATTGATAGATTCGTCACCTTTTTGTTTTACAGGAAGAGTTTGGCACTTTTTTTGTTATTATCACCTCTACTTATTTGGCTTGGTGTAGTATACTTAGGTTCTTTGTTTACACTCCTCATCCAAAGTTTTTTCTCTGTTGATTCATTCTCGGGTGTCATCAAACGAGAATTTACATTAGAATCCTATTATGATTTATTCCGGCAAAGTACCAATTGGGATATTATCATTCGGACAACAACAATGGCATTTACAGTCACTGTTGTAAGTGCGATCATTGCTTTCCCAATTGCTTATTATATGGCAATGAATGCAGGACCCAAATTAAAACCAATTTTATATTTGGGTGTTATGTTGCCTTTATGGTCCAGTTACCTTGTAAAAGTGTATTCGTGGAAACTGATTATGGCCAAAGAAGGTATCCTTACATGGTGTTTGGACCAACTGGGATTATTACACTTGTTAGATGTTGTGCTTTCCATCCCTGTTATCGGAGGCAGTTCCTTATCATTCTCTTATATAGGAATGTTTTTGGTATTCGTATACATTTGGTTACCGTACATGATTTTACCCATTCAGGCATCTTTAGAAAGAATTCCAAAAACACTATTAGAAGCTTCTTCTGATTTAGGAGGAGGGCCGGCACAAACCTTTCGAAAAGTCATTTTACCTTTGGCATTTCCTGGAGTCGTTGCAGGCTCTATTTTTACGTTTTCATTAACACTCGGTGATTATATCATTCCTACAATTATTGGGAATTCGAGTTATTTTATCGGGATGGCTGTTTACACCCACCAAGGAACTGCGGGGAACATTCCACTTGCCGCTGCATTTTCTGTAGTTCCCATTGTAATTATGATGGTGTATTTAACAATCGCTAAACGGTTAGGAGCTTTTGATGCGCTCTAA
- a CDS encoding ABC transporter permease, with product MRSKWNLGSIGLKTATIFGFLFIHIPILIIIMYAFSTDEKTFQFPLPGFTTKWFGVAWERNDIWEAIILSSQVALISTFIAILLGTLASLAVYRSQFFGKEIISFLVILPIALPGIVTGISLRSAMSLFGIPFSTWTIVIAHATFCIVTVYNNVLARLRRSSHSMVEASMDLGANPWQTFRFVILPNIATALLAGGMLSFALSFDEVIVTTFTAGQQSTVPIWMLTEFIRPRQRPVTNVVAVFVILVTTIPILVAYYLTKEDDGRKK from the coding sequence ATGCGCTCTAAATGGAACTTAGGATCAATTGGATTAAAAACAGCAACTATCTTCGGTTTTTTATTCATTCATATACCGATTCTCATCATCATCATGTATGCATTTTCGACGGATGAAAAAACGTTTCAATTTCCTCTACCAGGATTCACGACGAAGTGGTTTGGTGTTGCATGGGAACGTAATGATATCTGGGAAGCAATCATACTCTCTTCCCAAGTTGCCTTAATTTCAACATTCATTGCAATTTTACTAGGAACACTGGCAAGCCTTGCAGTCTACCGAAGCCAATTTTTTGGAAAAGAAATCATTTCCTTTCTTGTGATTTTACCTATTGCTCTCCCAGGCATTGTGACAGGAATTTCCCTTCGGTCGGCTATGTCTCTCTTTGGAATTCCATTTAGCACTTGGACGATTGTCATTGCACATGCTACCTTTTGTATCGTAACTGTTTATAATAATGTTCTAGCAAGATTACGAAGGAGTTCTCATTCTATGGTGGAAGCATCTATGGATTTAGGTGCAAATCCATGGCAAACGTTTCGTTTTGTGATACTTCCAAATATCGCAACTGCATTACTTGCGGGAGGGATGTTATCCTTTGCGTTGTCATTTGATGAAGTAATTGTAACAACGTTTACAGCAGGCCAACAATCCACTGTCCCCATTTGGATGTTAACTGAGTTCATTCGTCCAAGGCAAAGGCCAGTGACCAATGTGGTGGCTGTGTTTGTGATTTTAGTCACAACCATTCCCATCCTCGTTGCTTATTATCTCACAAAAGAAGATGACGGTCGGAAAAAATAA
- a CDS encoding universal stress protein, which produces MEKLIQKLIIPIDGSPSSAKALEFGLALAKASNAICYVVEVIEDFGPLPGYYDAAPPGKDRVKWISEQRFEKIHPILDETTVKWNRVVLEGYPAEEICKLAEKEKVDLIVIGSRGHGILGRFIMGSVSDRVVHYAPCSVTVVR; this is translated from the coding sequence ATGGAAAAATTAATACAAAAACTGATCATCCCCATCGATGGTTCACCAAGTTCGGCAAAGGCTTTAGAATTTGGATTGGCATTAGCCAAGGCTAGTAATGCAATCTGTTATGTAGTAGAAGTCATCGAGGATTTCGGACCACTCCCTGGTTATTACGATGCAGCACCGCCGGGAAAGGATCGAGTCAAATGGATTTCGGAACAACGATTTGAAAAAATCCATCCAATTTTAGACGAGACAACTGTAAAATGGAATCGTGTTGTATTAGAAGGATACCCTGCTGAAGAAATTTGCAAATTAGCAGAAAAAGAAAAAGTTGATTTGATTGTGATTGGAAGCCGTGGCCATGGAATTTTAGGCAGATTCATCATGGGAAGTGTCTCTGATCGAGTTGTACATTACGCACCATGTTCCGTAACTGTCGTTAGGTGA
- a CDS encoding AfsA-related hotdog domain-containing protein, with protein MKVSEKEELPTVLPLDKRYTRTYYQEDSFVSNIRRALPRMILADLMENVVLPKLKDEEKEFLLFYYIKRSDASGSYYQLKTIPSRIRKESADRILNEANIDDSGREFLSQFYHFDTEIEQYVLNDQVTEADEIKILQLVKRRDYYVGNVEKSMISAIFERFPEIPKRDTFFANLYVPSTHKYYSPPNLKHISGMQIVEAARQLGIACNHMFGKVPFEDITFLLLYLNSEFLQYAKMNMPIKLRVKAKEVKYSKSGYWNYSKLAITAYQENQEITKIEMAASILPLKVYKRLKSTQEEVYEIDPRFRILDRFKNNISIRENGRNIVSTIENISNSGFMVRCSGTHPGTLSTEQQLEFFMHFDIVGFVHGTCILLWVKEDDNNEDMFFAGFRFEEISDLDRANVKEAINRYGRLIEDREIQ; from the coding sequence ATGAAGGTTTCCGAAAAAGAAGAACTCCCCACTGTTTTACCTCTCGATAAACGTTACACTCGCACTTATTACCAAGAAGATAGTTTTGTTTCCAATATAAGAAGAGCACTGCCACGGATGATTTTGGCAGATCTCATGGAAAATGTTGTTTTACCAAAACTGAAAGATGAAGAAAAGGAATTTCTTTTATTCTATTATATAAAAAGAAGTGATGCGTCCGGAAGTTATTATCAATTAAAAACAATTCCTTCTAGGATTCGCAAAGAATCTGCAGATCGTATTTTAAATGAAGCGAATATAGATGATTCAGGTAGAGAATTCTTAAGCCAATTTTATCATTTTGATACAGAAATCGAACAATATGTACTCAATGACCAAGTGACAGAAGCTGATGAGATTAAAATCTTACAACTTGTCAAACGTAGAGATTATTATGTAGGCAATGTAGAAAAATCGATGATCTCTGCCATCTTTGAAAGATTCCCAGAGATTCCAAAGAGGGACACATTTTTTGCAAATTTGTATGTCCCTTCAACTCATAAATATTATTCACCACCCAATTTAAAACACATTTCAGGTATGCAGATTGTAGAAGCAGCAAGGCAATTGGGAATTGCATGTAATCATATGTTTGGGAAAGTCCCTTTCGAAGATATCACCTTTTTATTGTTATATTTAAATTCTGAATTTTTGCAATATGCAAAAATGAATATGCCCATCAAACTTAGGGTGAAAGCAAAAGAAGTTAAATATAGTAAATCTGGGTATTGGAACTACTCAAAACTCGCCATTACAGCCTACCAAGAGAACCAAGAAATTACGAAAATTGAAATGGCCGCGAGTATTTTGCCTCTAAAGGTATACAAACGCTTAAAAAGCACACAGGAAGAAGTATATGAAATTGATCCAAGGTTTCGGATTTTGGATCGTTTTAAGAACAACATTTCCATTCGAGAAAATGGAAGGAATATTGTCTCAACAATCGAAAATATATCAAATTCTGGCTTTATGGTGCGCTGCTCAGGAACCCATCCGGGAACATTGTCCACAGAGCAACAACTAGAATTTTTCATGCATTTTGATATTGTTGGTTTCGTACACGGAACTTGTATTTTATTATGGGTAAAAGAAGACGATAATAATGAAGACATGTTTTTTGCTGGATTTCGTTTTGAAGAAATATCTGATCTAGACAGGGCAAATGTAAAGGAAGCAATCAATCGGTATGGAAGATTGATAGAAGATAGGGAAATCCAATGA
- a CDS encoding SDR family NAD(P)-dependent oxidoreductase gives MKKKKVALVTGGTSGLGRAIVLEYANAGYVVGFCGRRKQEGEDTLALLEKQGGEGIFFKCDVTQSEAVRNFVETIIEKYGQIDVAVNNAGISGVLKTTADYPLDIFDSVMDVNLKGTFLSMQFELKQFIKQGNGGVIINVSSALGLRGKEKAGPYSMSKHGIIGLTKSAALEYGAQGIRVIALCPGGIQTEMDDVFYANVPNPEEVKKERMKSYALGRMATPEEVAKTCVWLSGDGAAFITGAVIPVDGGKTAR, from the coding sequence ATGAAAAAGAAAAAAGTTGCCTTAGTTACTGGTGGAACTTCCGGATTAGGTAGAGCGATTGTTTTAGAATATGCAAACGCTGGTTATGTGGTTGGTTTTTGTGGTCGCAGAAAACAAGAAGGGGAAGATACTCTCGCCTTACTGGAAAAACAAGGTGGGGAAGGTATCTTTTTCAAATGTGATGTCACACAATCGGAAGCAGTTCGTAATTTTGTAGAAACTATCATAGAAAAATATGGCCAAATCGATGTAGCAGTCAATAATGCAGGAATTTCAGGAGTCCTTAAAACGACAGCTGATTATCCATTAGATATTTTTGATTCTGTAATGGATGTAAATCTGAAAGGTACTTTTTTATCAATGCAATTTGAATTAAAACAGTTTATCAAACAAGGAAATGGTGGTGTGATCATCAATGTTTCTTCTGCATTGGGTTTACGTGGAAAAGAAAAAGCAGGCCCTTATTCGATGTCAAAACATGGAATCATAGGACTGACTAAATCTGCAGCTTTAGAATATGGTGCCCAAGGAATTCGAGTCATTGCGCTTTGTCCAGGCGGAATTCAAACTGAAATGGATGATGTATTTTATGCCAATGTACCAAATCCAGAAGAAGTTAAAAAAGAAAGAATGAAATCTTATGCCTTAGGTCGGATGGCTACTCCTGAGGAAGTTGCTAAAACTTGTGTATGGTTGTCTGGTGATGGAGCTGCTTTCATCACTGGTGCTGTCATCCCAGTAGATGGCGGAAAAACGGCTAGATAA
- a CDS encoding protein kinase domain-containing protein — protein MFTIGKYKVTKELHLGKRSSVYIGEDDKKSPVVVKLLNRDYPDNHEITKFKNEFEILKSIDSNYTLKPLSFESYQNTVAIVFPHIEYTDLAKLQLSGKYSNLHTFLNISIEICRALSDIHKAKVVHNDIKAQNIIYHPETGELKIIDFGSATMLTHRSFYLPMNQNLTGTLAHISPEQTGRMNRTVDYRTDFYSLGVTLYQLITGELPFLYTDSLEMVHAHLARIPLPPKERSNAPKILSDLIMKLLEKNPEDRYQTATGLLSDLITIQSVLLENGKEDLDSFQMELAKNDKSSRFQIPKKLYGRESQLKTFEEKFLNATEGKIETFLISGRSGIGKSALINEIQKPVTIERAYFTTGKFDLYKKSIPYRAINLALQGLVKQLLSENETSVKEWKKILTQTLGANAKLIIDVVPELAQLLGDVETPPELDTVETENRFHLVFRKFLRTVCTKEHPVVMFLDDLQWADSSSILLLKEAITDPEISYFFIILSYRDNEVSPTDPFFRMLEELRETKTSITEIRLEPLTESDISILVSDTLSLPESEIKGISEIIWKKTKGNPFHVNEMFKNLYERSYIQFSENRWVWDKEKINTVNISENVIDLIIDKIYLQPPELIEALKLTACIGNWFRHDIYATIAERPFHLASMDLVALANEEFLILGLDDANFTHDKIREAIYKIISPEEKSKLHYKIGKTYLSILYKFKLDDHIFTIVNQLNLGASEITQDQELVQLRTLNERAGFKALNSSAYDAAFSFFERMVGLMLEDEWNHQYENTLKLHLAYARSAYLSKNFEKAENSFNHIVKHAKTDLDKILVYELQTSMLVTQNKMKEVLVTLKQALRLLGVRLPKNASALSPLKEIVKFKFRLGRKPIEELEFLPIATDPKYLAIMRLLNACIAPSFLADPNLFPVIVLKMVNYTLLYGLCELSAFGFSAMGMIQGSGLGDYDSGYKFGKLGIKLIDVLDAKSFKCRTLFMYACMILPWKNHAKEGKSIFWDSFLAGMETGDLQYASYSLNNIHFQGLLYRENLDDLYKSQLRYDASLLSLRQHHAYQVHRLNMQIVENMRGETSDPLSLEGRYFLESENVKEWETYGNANALFDYYLCKLRLEYFLGDIQKAYQFSLKLDGLEGGVFAMMFFPEHVFFGALVVYELLSNPKYTESINRKDLLKRLNTFSKRLKVWAKNSPDNFGHKYEIISAIELYLRNKKSEAVVACKAAITSARESAYILEEAIANEILVRMWRETGFDQYSNLHLVEAHYRYGKYGFISKVKQLEADHISLKKYIGRNFRTDSTDNVSLFSTTKDIFGDGGSNLDINTVIKASQTISGEIQLNRLLEKMMKIILENAGAERGYFILNFDSKWQVIAESNLETESVSVYSDSPFELDFSQAITTIHENKIPTQIIGYVVRTGVVVICGDAAREGEFKNDPYVKSYLPKSLLCYPILSHGTVVGIVYLENNLTTDAFTPGRVEILKILSSQIAVSIENSLLYTNLEQKVDERTKELNSALTEVKGLKEQQDGDYFLASLLIEPLTQNHAESSNMNIQFLTEQKKKFSYKQWNSEIGGDLCVSSSIQLQNKKYIVVLNGDAMGKSMQGASGALVIGSVFEAIIKRNGQSEESKDMTPEKWVSSAYFELHNTLVTFDGSMLISMFLCLIDDETGFFYFLNAEHPRPVIYRNDKTFFLPHNYVCAKLGLLASKKNLQINTFQMEKGDILLIGSDGRDDILIGSEQEMEVNEDDELFLKTAKEGMGDLNLIRDAIKKQGELIDDLSLIRVEYTGVGSEINIPKSHPKHIVYLRALTLYKQKLWVEVEKMISSHYPNIHEAPLSFQKIYLYTEHRMSVFPLQFAVTYIQKNPSDSLTLFYIAEALFANGDFGAAFDYSERVKLRRPYHKENNRLFARLMELRRK, from the coding sequence TTGTTTACGATTGGAAAATACAAAGTAACAAAAGAACTCCATTTAGGAAAAAGGAGTTCTGTTTATATTGGAGAAGATGATAAAAAATCTCCAGTTGTTGTGAAACTATTAAATAGAGATTATCCGGATAATCACGAAATTACAAAATTTAAAAATGAATTTGAAATTCTTAAATCAATAGATTCAAACTACACCTTAAAACCTTTAAGTTTTGAATCTTACCAAAACACAGTTGCAATCGTTTTTCCTCATATCGAATACACTGATCTCGCTAAACTTCAATTAAGTGGAAAATATAGCAATCTCCATACATTTTTAAATATCTCAATCGAGATTTGTCGTGCACTTTCAGACATTCATAAAGCGAAAGTGGTTCATAACGATATCAAAGCACAGAATATCATATATCATCCTGAAACTGGCGAATTGAAGATTATTGATTTTGGTTCCGCAACGATGTTAACTCATAGAAGTTTTTATCTTCCGATGAACCAAAATTTAACAGGAACACTGGCACATATTTCTCCAGAACAAACTGGGAGAATGAACCGGACTGTTGATTACCGCACAGACTTTTATTCGTTAGGTGTAACCTTATACCAACTCATCACTGGTGAACTTCCATTTTTATACACTGATAGTTTGGAAATGGTCCATGCACATTTGGCTAGAATCCCATTACCTCCAAAGGAAAGGAGTAATGCTCCAAAAATCTTATCAGATCTAATCATGAAACTTTTGGAAAAAAATCCAGAAGATCGTTACCAAACTGCGACTGGATTACTTTCTGATTTAATCACAATTCAATCTGTCTTGTTAGAAAATGGAAAAGAAGATTTAGATTCCTTTCAAATGGAGTTGGCAAAAAATGATAAATCTTCTCGTTTCCAAATTCCAAAAAAGTTATATGGTAGGGAGTCACAACTTAAAACTTTTGAAGAAAAATTTCTAAATGCAACGGAAGGTAAAATAGAAACCTTCTTAATTTCAGGACGTTCAGGGATTGGAAAGTCGGCTTTAATAAACGAAATCCAAAAACCAGTTACAATAGAACGTGCTTACTTTACGACAGGTAAATTTGATTTATATAAAAAATCGATTCCTTATCGTGCCATCAATCTTGCATTACAAGGATTGGTGAAACAGTTGTTATCTGAAAATGAAACTTCTGTAAAAGAATGGAAAAAAATCCTAACCCAAACCTTAGGTGCAAACGCTAAGTTAATCATCGATGTAGTGCCTGAGCTTGCTCAATTATTGGGAGACGTAGAAACTCCACCAGAATTGGATACGGTAGAAACAGAAAATCGATTTCATTTGGTTTTTAGAAAATTTTTGCGAACAGTGTGTACAAAGGAACATCCTGTGGTGATGTTTTTAGATGATTTACAGTGGGCAGATTCTTCTAGTATACTTTTATTAAAAGAAGCAATCACCGATCCTGAAATCTCGTATTTTTTTATCATCTTATCGTACCGAGATAATGAAGTAAGTCCCACGGATCCATTTTTTCGAATGTTGGAAGAACTTCGGGAAACAAAAACTTCCATCACTGAAATTCGATTAGAACCACTAACAGAATCTGATATTTCGATACTTGTTTCCGATACATTGTCATTACCTGAATCAGAAATTAAAGGGATTTCTGAAATCATTTGGAAAAAAACAAAGGGAAATCCTTTCCACGTAAATGAAATGTTTAAGAATCTTTATGAAAGATCTTATATCCAATTTTCTGAAAATCGATGGGTTTGGGATAAGGAAAAAATCAATACAGTCAATATTTCTGAGAATGTAATTGATTTGATCATCGATAAAATTTACCTGCAACCACCAGAATTAATCGAAGCATTAAAATTAACTGCATGTATAGGAAACTGGTTTCGACATGATATTTATGCGACGATTGCGGAGAGACCTTTTCATTTGGCATCGATGGATTTGGTTGCATTAGCAAACGAAGAATTCCTGATATTAGGTTTAGATGATGCCAATTTTACTCATGATAAAATCAGAGAAGCGATTTATAAAATCATTTCTCCGGAAGAAAAATCGAAGTTACATTATAAAATTGGAAAAACGTATTTATCAATACTTTATAAATTCAAATTAGACGATCATATATTCACGATTGTAAACCAACTCAATTTAGGTGCTTCAGAAATTACACAAGATCAAGAGTTGGTCCAATTGCGCACCTTAAACGAAAGAGCAGGTTTTAAAGCACTCAATTCATCTGCATATGATGCAGCATTCAGTTTTTTTGAACGTATGGTTGGATTGATGTTAGAAGATGAGTGGAATCATCAATACGAAAACACACTCAAACTTCATTTAGCTTATGCAAGATCAGCTTATCTGTCTAAAAATTTTGAAAAAGCTGAAAATAGTTTCAATCATATTGTGAAACATGCAAAAACAGATTTAGATAAAATTTTAGTTTATGAGTTACAAACTTCAATGCTTGTCACTCAAAACAAAATGAAAGAAGTATTGGTTACATTGAAGCAAGCGCTTCGATTATTGGGTGTTAGGTTGCCGAAAAATGCTTCTGCACTGTCACCATTAAAAGAAATCGTAAAATTCAAATTTCGATTAGGAAGAAAACCAATTGAAGAATTGGAATTTTTGCCAATTGCAACAGACCCAAAATATCTGGCAATCATGCGGTTACTCAATGCTTGTATCGCACCATCTTTTTTAGCAGATCCAAACCTATTCCCAGTGATTGTTCTCAAAATGGTCAATTATACATTGTTATATGGGCTTTGTGAACTAAGTGCATTTGGTTTTTCAGCGATGGGCATGATCCAAGGATCTGGGCTTGGTGATTATGATTCTGGGTATAAGTTTGGTAAGTTAGGAATCAAATTAATTGATGTACTGGATGCCAAATCATTCAAATGTAGAACCTTATTTATGTATGCTTGTATGATTCTTCCTTGGAAAAATCATGCAAAAGAAGGTAAAAGTATTTTTTGGGATAGTTTCCTTGCGGGCATGGAAACAGGTGATCTACAATATGCATCTTATTCTTTAAATAACATCCATTTCCAAGGATTATTATACCGAGAAAACTTGGATGATTTATACAAAAGCCAACTTCGTTATGATGCCTCACTCCTAAGTTTGAGGCAACACCATGCTTACCAAGTTCATCGTTTGAATATGCAAATTGTTGAAAATATGCGAGGTGAAACATCTGATCCTTTGAGTTTGGAAGGTCGATATTTTTTAGAATCAGAAAACGTTAAAGAATGGGAAACATATGGTAACGCAAATGCTTTATTTGATTATTATTTATGTAAACTGAGGTTAGAATACTTTTTAGGAGATATACAAAAAGCATATCAATTTTCTCTCAAATTAGATGGATTAGAGGGTGGGGTTTTTGCAATGATGTTTTTTCCTGAACATGTTTTTTTTGGAGCACTCGTCGTTTACGAATTGTTATCAAATCCAAAATACACGGAATCAATCAACCGAAAAGATTTATTGAAACGCCTAAATACATTTTCAAAACGATTGAAGGTTTGGGCAAAAAATTCTCCAGATAATTTTGGTCATAAATATGAGATTATTTCTGCAATTGAATTATATTTGAGAAATAAAAAATCGGAAGCTGTTGTTGCTTGTAAAGCAGCAATTACTTCGGCAAGAGAATCTGCATATATTCTAGAAGAAGCAATTGCAAATGAGATTTTGGTCCGAATGTGGAGAGAAACTGGTTTTGATCAATATAGTAATCTACACCTTGTGGAAGCACATTATCGTTATGGCAAATACGGTTTTATTTCTAAGGTAAAACAGTTAGAAGCAGATCATATCTCTTTAAAGAAATACATTGGAAGGAATTTTAGAACAGATTCTACGGATAATGTTTCCTTGTTTAGTACAACAAAAGATATTTTTGGAGATGGTGGATCAAATTTAGATATCAATACAGTCATCAAAGCATCTCAAACGATTTCAGGTGAAATACAATTGAATCGTTTACTAGAAAAAATGATGAAGATTATCCTTGAGAATGCTGGTGCAGAACGTGGGTATTTTATTCTGAATTTTGATTCAAAATGGCAAGTGATTGCCGAATCCAATTTAGAAACAGAATCAGTTTCTGTTTATTCGGATTCTCCATTTGAATTGGATTTTTCTCAAGCGATTACAACAATTCACGAAAATAAAATTCCAACACAAATCATTGGTTATGTGGTTCGTACGGGGGTTGTTGTCATTTGTGGTGATGCAGCCAGAGAAGGGGAATTTAAAAATGATCCATATGTGAAATCATATTTACCAAAATCTTTATTATGTTATCCAATTTTGAGTCATGGCACTGTAGTTGGAATTGTATATCTAGAAAATAATTTAACTACGGATGCATTTACGCCAGGGAGAGTAGAAATTCTAAAAATTCTTTCTTCGCAAATTGCGGTTTCTATTGAGAACTCTTTACTTTACACCAACTTGGAGCAAAAAGTTGATGAAAGGACAAAAGAGCTAAACTCTGCTTTAACGGAAGTTAAGGGGTTAAAAGAACAGCAGGATGGTGATTATTTTCTTGCTTCTTTGTTGATTGAACCTTTGACACAAAATCATGCTGAATCTTCGAATATGAATATCCAGTTCTTAACGGAACAAAAGAAAAAGTTTAGTTATAAACAATGGAATTCTGAAATTGGCGGGGATTTATGTGTCTCTTCTTCCATTCAATTGCAAAATAAAAAATACATCGTTGTTTTGAACGGAGATGCAATGGGCAAGTCTATGCAGGGAGCAAGTGGTGCCCTTGTCATTGGTTCAGTATTTGAAGCAATCATCAAACGAAATGGACAATCTGAAGAATCAAAGGATATGACTCCTGAAAAGTGGGTGAGTAGTGCTTACTTTGAATTGCACAATACCTTAGTAACGTTTGATGGTTCCATGTTGATCTCGATGTTTCTTTGTTTGATTGATGATGAAACAGGATTTTTCTATTTTTTGAACGCGGAACACCCTCGTCCAGTTATCTATAGAAATGATAAAACGTTTTTCCTCCCACATAACTATGTATGTGCGAAACTTGGCTTACTTGCTTCAAAGAAAAATCTTCAAATCAATACTTTCCAAATGGAAAAGGGAGATATCCTGCTCATTGGCTCAGACGGAAGAGATGATATTCTCATTGGCTCTGAACAAGAAATGGAAGTGAATGAAGATGATGAATTATTTCTAAAAACTGCCAAAGAAGGGATGGGGGATTTAAATTTAATTCGAGATGCGATTAAAAAACAAGGAGAGTTAATCGACGACCTTTCATTGATACGTGTAGAGTATACTGGCGTCGGTTCAGAAATTAACATACCAAAATCCCATCCAAAACACATTGTTTATTTGCGAGCTCTGACTTTGTATAAACAAAAACTTTGGGTCGAAGTTGAAAAAATGATTTCATCTCATTATCCAAATATCCACGAAGCCCCGCTCTCCTTTCAAAAAATCTATCTATACACAGAGCATAGGATGTCTGTTTTCCCACTACAGTTTGCAGTTACATACATCCAAAAAAATCCATCTGATAGTTTGACTTTGTTTTATATCGCCGAAGCCTTATTTGCCAATGGTGATTTTGGGGCTGCCTTTGATTATTCGGAGCGAGTGAAGTTGAGACGGCCTTACCACAAGGAAAACAACCGATTATTTGCTCGACTCATGGAACTTCGGCGTAAATAA